The nucleotide sequence GCTAGTTTCTGAAATCGGGTACAATGAAGGCCTCCCAGTTGTGGAGTCTCCAGGTATCATTGATCCAAAGATCTTTCTGGAAGAAGTAATTACTGTGCGCTTTTCTAATCCAAATATTCCTGATATGCCTCAGCGAATCGCCACGGATACCTCTCAAAAGGTGGCGATTCGTTATGGTGAGACGATTAAAAAATATATGGAAATAGAAGTTAAAGACCCGCAGACACTTGTATTCATACCATTGACTCTCGCTGCTTGGCTTCGATACCTTATTGGCATTGATGATCAAGGAAAACCATTCATCCCGAGTCCAGACCCACTATTGACAGACTTTCAGCATAAGCTTTCCGATATTCAACTGGGTACGCAAGATACATCACATATTCATGAGAAAATGGCTCCTATTTTGTCAAATAAAGAAATTTTTGGTGTAGATCTTTACCAAGCAGAGCTTGGCAGAAAAATAGAAGAAATGTTCATCAAGATGGTAGCAGGACCGAATGCCGTACGAAAAACATCACAGGATTACTTACAAGAACATGGAGGAAATTTATCATGGAAATGACTTTTAGATGGTACGGATCACAGGAAGAAAAGATTACCTTAGATGAAATCAGACAGATTCCTGCGGTCAAAGGGATTGTAGGCACATTGATGGATATACCAGTAGGAGAGGTATGGCCTAGGGAGAGGATCAAAGAACTAAAAGAAGAAATTGAGTCTCGTGGGTTAACACTAAAAGTAATTGAAAGCGTCAATGTGCATGATGCCATTAAAATTGGATTACCTTCCCGTGAGCAGTATATCGAAAACTATAAGCAGACAATCCGAAACTTGGCAGAATATGGAATAGAAGTCATCTGCTATAATTTTATGCCTGTATTTGACTGGGTGAAATCTGACCTTGACTACCGCTTAGAAGACGGCTCATCCACGTTAGCTTTTATATCTGATGATATTCCAGATGATCCAAGAGAAATCGTCGCGCGCATCGAACATTCCAGCAATGAATTTGAATTGCCGGGATGGGAACCTGAGCGCTTAGCTCATATCAAATCCTTGCTTGAAGCCTATGCATCAGTAGACGAAGAAAAACTTCGAGAAAATTTTGCCTATTTTCTCCAATCAATCATCCCAACATGTGAAGAGGTAGGGGTCAAAATGGCTGTACATCCAGATGATCCGCCATACTCGATTTTTGGATTACCTCGAATCGTAAAGAATCGAGAAGATTTAGATTGGTTGTGCCGCATAGTAGACAGCCCTTATAACGGAATCACTCTTTGTACAGGGAGTATTGCAGAAGATCCAGAAAATGATGTATATGGGATTTTAGCAGAATTTTGTCAAAGAGATCGAATCCCATTTGCACATGTTCGAAATATTAAATTTTTAGCTAATCGAGATTTCTATGAGGCACCGCATAAATCCGAATACGGTTCATTAGACATGTACCGCATACTAAAAACAATGTATGACAACGGATTTAACGGATACATCCGTCCTGATCATGGAAGAATGATCTGGAATGAGACAGGAAGACCAGGATACGGCTTATATGATCGAGCATTAGGTGCTGTTTATCTAAATGGATTATGGGAAGCAATCGAAAAAGGAAACAAAAGTAAAGATAATTAGTGAAAAAAACTGTAATTTTATTATGTAAATAAGAAGGATGTTCAAATTCTTGATACATAAATCCGGAGGTTGTTAATAAGCATTCGGATTTATGTATCTTATTTGGTCTAGGAAGTAACTTGATTTTCTTTTTTCGATTGATCCATGAGTGCTTCTTCTTTTAATTCAAAGATATATTCTGAGATCCTCATAATCACTTTTTTCCAGTCTTCTGGTGTGATGATTCCTTTTAAAATATAGATTTTTTTGATATGAGAAGGCAATTGTTTCAAAGGGCAGTCGCTGATAACGATGTTGCAGTTCTCCATAAAATCATTTTGTATTTTGATCGATTCATTTGAAAAAATTTGTTCTATCTTAACGATCAGATCTTTACTGATATAAAAATCACGCGTATAGTTCACACCAATCACAATTCGCGGCTGTTTTTTGTAGCGATCATACAAATGTACTAGGTCTTCAACCATCCATTGCACATTTTCCTTTTCTAAAATAACTGGTAACAAGTGTTGATTTTGTTCTCTGAAATCCATATAAAATTGTTCAATGGCGGTTTGGACTTCTTTCAACACGCTATGTTCTTGATAAAGCATGAAAGTAGGAAGGGGCGTATTTGGTTGATTGAAGTTAAGAAATCCATTATAAAGTTTATTTCGTGCGAATGCCAATGAGTAAAGAATCTTTTCTTTTTCAGGTATAAACAAATCAAATACAGTACAAAAGGACTCCACCATTTCTCTTGAATAAAGAACATGAGGAACGTTTGCTTTTTTTAAAAGTTTGTATTGCTCCAAGCTTGTTTCTTCCGATTCGATTTTCGTGATAGAAAGTCGAGCTAAAATATTCACTAAGATGCGTTGTTCGCGACAAATTGGCAGATTAGGTCGCAAAATATCTACAGAGGGATCAATAAAAAAGTCAATATATTCATACTCTGTGAATTCTTTTTGTACGTCTTTCACAGAAGTTGCAGGAAAATTCTCTTTACATATTTTTAATAGAAAATATAATTTATCTATCATACCGCTATTTAGTCGGTCAAGTACTTCTTTTTTAAAAAAAGTATTCATCATAAAAGCCACTACTTGCGGATCTTCATCATAAAATTCTGTAGCAGTACTTGAAAAGATGTTCCAATAAATATCTAATGCTGCATATTGAATTTGTACCTCTTTTCCAGAAAAAGACTTTCTGCCATTATTAGAAAAGGAGATAGACAAACCGTACAATGCTAAAAATGCATTAATCTTTTTCATTTTCGTATACAAATAAGAGGCACTATAGTTTGTTTGCTGACTTAAACTGATAATCGAATTTGTCTGACAGCTGAACAAAGAAGTCAAGATCTGATAACTGACTGATTCGTTGCAGTATCTTCCAAATAGACGATAATAGCAGTAAGCCGGATCAATTCCTTCAAAATTCAACTTTAAAAAAGGTTTTTGCTTATCAATATGCAGTTCTGTTAGATTGAGACGCTCAAAGTCTTGTTCTAATTCTTTGATGTATAGTAAAAAATTTGATTCAGACATATGGAAATGATCTGCTAAATATTGTGTAGTAATAAAGAAACGATGTTCAGATAGGAAAAGAAAAATATCTAATTTTGTATTGCTTTTTTTCTTCAAGAGAAACGTTTTAATCGCTTCTTGAGTTTGCATGAAAGAGGCTCCTTTTTACTTAAATTGTTAAAACTTGAAAATATTACTGTTTTTTTCATAAATTTAGACAAAAAAACAGTAAACATATAGGTAGAATCTCTACTATCTTATTTCTTGCATACAAAAAAATCAAGGAGTGAGAGAGTTATGAGATATTCAACCATCTTAATATCAACATTTGCAGCCTTAAGCTTATCGCTTACTATAAATCAGACAGTCCACACAGAGGAGATAGAAACAGCCAAATGGACAGAAACCAAGTGGGCCAACGTCAATCGAATTACCTTTCAGGATGAATTTTCATCCTTCAATTCAGGAGTCGCAAAATTAAGAAAAGGACAAACAGCGACCATCAAAGCAAAAATTGACTATTCAGGAGACTTAGCACCTATACTACAATCAGCTGTTACATTTGAGAATGTTGATCCCGCTTTGTCGATTGGCTATGACGAGAACACTTTGACTATCCAACACAAGCAAGCGATATTTACCTTCACCGTTACATTAAATCAGGACTTGTTAAAACCAGCGCTTTTTACTGTCAAGGTATCAGATGGACTACCGAACGATCATCATCATTTAACGCCGTATAGTCAGCGGCAGACAATTGAGCAAGATTCAGCTATCGACTCAGGAGGAGATCTTGTTGAAGAACCAACAGATAAACCAGAAAATGAAAATAAGCCAGAAGTACCGCCTACAGAAAATCCAGACGGAGAACAGAAACCGGAAATAGAACCTGGAGAAGAACCCGATACAGAAACTCAACCAGAGCCAGACAATGAATCAAAACCTGAAATAACCCCTGGAGAAAAACCAGATGTAGACCCAGAAGAAAAACCAGATGTGACTCCAGAACCAGATACGGATTCTGGAAACCAAACAGTACCGGAAACAAATCCAGACACAGATAATGAAACTGAAAATCCAGAAAAACCAGAGGTAGCCCCAGAAGAAAAACCAGATGTAACTCCAGAACCAGATACGGATTCTGGAAACCAAACAGTACCGGAAACAAATCCAGACACAGATAATGAAACTGAAAATCCAGAAAAACCAGAGGTAGATCCAGAAGAAAAACCAGATGTGACTCCAGAACCAGATACGGACGCAAGAGACCAAGGAATACCAGAAAAAATAAACAAAAAAACAATTCAAGAGGATGGAAAAAAAGAGAGTAAAAAATCAAATCTAGCAATTCTAAAAATAAATGAAGAGCAGCTGAATAAAAAATCACGAATATTTGATAGCGCCCAATCAGCTGAAACCTTAAAAAGTAGCAAGGATACAACCTTTGCTAGTCCTGAAACGAAAAATAAACAGCTACCAAAATCCGGAGAGTCACAAAACAAAGTTATACTGTGGAGCGGAATCATTCTATTAAGTATAGCAACAATGCTTTCTGCAAAAAGATTTAAACAAAACAGATCTCTCTAACATTTGAATAATGTCTGTGAACGCATTTTTCAAATAAAAAGAAATATCCAGAAAACGACCCCAAAATACCAGATTGAAATCTGATATTTGGGGTCGTTCATACTTTATCTTTCTTCATATTTATTTTAAGGGATATCTGTTTCTTTTGGAAGATGGTTCGGGATCTTTTTCACTTTCAATACATCTAAAAAGAAGGTAAAGATCGGAATGCCAACAATCAAGCCCCAAACGCCAAAGAACCGTTCGCTAACAAGTAAGACCACAAATGTATAAAAAATCGGCAGTTCTGTTTTGCTGGACATCAACTTCGGATTCAGCACATAAGACTCAATTAGATGGACAATCAAAATCGTAATCAGGATATAAACAACATCTCGGATGCCTCCTTGGGAATAAGCTATGAAAGATAGAGGAATACAAGAAATGATAACACCTGCTACTGGGATCAGACTTAAAATGAAAATCATGATCGCTAAACTCAGCAGCTGATGAAAGCCAAATACAGCCAAGGCGATTGTAGTGAGCAACGTGTTTAAAAGAGCGATAACAAATTGAGCTTCTAATACCAAACCAAATGTATTGACAAACTTATCGGCAAAATAGTAAATATCTTGAAAGAACCAAGAAAATTCACTTTTTAAAAACAATCTTGAGAATACAATTGTTTTTTTCTTTTCAATCATAAAAAAGAAACTTAAGATGAATGACATAGCAAACGCCACTGCCATTTTTCCTATATCCTGTAAATAGCCAAGCGCAATCGAAGCGCCATTTTGAAGCTGTTCAAAAAAATCGTTTCGCTCAATATAAGTATGGATATATTGTAAAACAGGATCTGCATCTTTTGGCTGATGCTCGTAAAAATCAATAACGGACTGGATCATATCAAATGTTTGATGAATAAGCATCGGGATATACTTTGTGAATGCCAGATAGATAAGGTAAACGATCAGTGTATAAATCATGATAGCTAAAACACCTGTAGGGATTCGGACAAATCGCTGAATGATTTGAACAAGATGAATCATCAAATAAGTAAAGATAAATGTGAGCAAAATGGTTGTAATCATACTTCTAACTAAGAAAAGAACAAAAACGACAAATAATAAAACAGTGAGACGGCGTATTTTTTCATTCGCCAAAAAACGCTGATAAACGGTCAAATCGACAACCTCCAAATAACAAAAAATAAACACGTTATTCATTATATGATGGAATATGAAAATAAGAAAGAGAAAGAGCAAAAAGAAAAACCGCTAAATGACGTTATCTTATGAGTTGGTTTTCCTCATAAAATCGTTCATCTAGCAGTTTCAGCCCTTTTTCTGGTCTTGATGAAAATTATCTAGCATTTTTCGGGTCAGATGTTGCAGTGTATCCAATTCTTCCTGTTCAAGTGGAAGATAAGACTTGATCTTTTGTGGAATACCTTCTGCTTGTTTTTGCAACGCAGCACCTTGAGGAGTCAGCGTAACATTTACGATTCTTTCATCACCCGTTTCACGCTGACGATTAATATAATTTTTTTCTGCTAACTTTTTTAGTAAGGGAGTCAGCGTACCAGAATCCAGACACAAATCATTTCCTAGCTCTTTCACTGAAGTCTTTTTCTTTTCCCATAAAACTAACATCACAAGATACTGGGTATAGGTAAGATTCAGCGGCTTGAGGAGGGAAGTGTAGTGTCTAATGATTTCCTTAGAGGCGGCATATAAAGGAAAACATACTTGATTAACTAAATATAGATCTTCCATTTTTCCACCTCCGCTGTTTTACTATAGTGTATCATAGCGGATTTACACAAAAAAGTCTATTCACTAACTGCTTTCAGAGTAACTTCTATATTTCCAGCTGTAGCTTTTGAATACGGACACACTTTATGCGCTGCCTCTAATAATTCTTGCGTTTCTTCCAGAGAAAGACCTTCGATAGATCCTTCAATCTCTACACCTAAGACAAAGCTCGTTTCACTTTCTGAATAAAGGGAAACTTGTGCACTGACAGTAGAAGCCCCAGAGATATTTTTTTGCTGTTTGATCAATTCTAATGCACTGTTAAAACATGCACTGAAACCAGCTGCAAACAATTGTTCAGGGTTGGTTGCATTTTCGACGCGTTTACCAGGAGCTGCAATATTCAATTCGAATGTACGATCGGGATTATGAACTTCTCCAGAGCGTCCGCCTGTGTTGATCATTTTCGTAGAATACATTTTTTTCATAAAATTACCACCTTTAATTATATTTTATACAATTGAATTTTACACAATATAATTGTGGAAAGCAAAGAAATGGATTGGCATAAGATAAATAAGAGAAAGCACATGAAACAGACGCGCTTTCTCGAATAGCAAACATATACAAAAAAATATCAGAGACAAAAACTAATCTCATCATAAACATTACATATATTTCTCAAAAAGTTGTTTTCTTTCTTCAAAACTTACTTCACGATGGACCTGATGAAGCATCCATAAATAACCAAAAGGATCTCTGAACATTGAGTTAGTCACACCAAAGTCCATCATTTCTGTCATTTCTTGAATCTCTACACAGCCATTTCGTAATGCTTTATTATGTGTGTCCTCGATATCAGAGACGATGATATTGAACCAGATCGTATTTGGATGTTCAGCAGTAGGAGCAGTCAAACCAAGAGACGTGTTTTCATCCAGCATATGGAATCTCGTGCCATACAAGGTAAAAATGACTTCATTATTGCCTCTAGGGTAATCTGTTGCCTCAATCAGTTGTATTTCATCAAAGATTGTTTGATACAGTTCTAGTGCTTTCAAACTATCATTTAATACAAAATCTATTTCCGTTCCTTTATGCATAAAGATCTCCTCTCCTTTTCAGTCGAACAGTTACTAGATTCTTTTATTATACCAGTTAAAGAAAACGCATTCAAAAAAATAGCGGATTTACTTACCAACTCATTCGATTGGATGATAAGTAAATCCGCGTCCCATTACTTCTGCTACGCTGCTGACAATGACAAAGGCACTTGGATCGATTTCTTCTATCAATGGTTTCATTCGGGAAAATTCATGATCAGTCACAACGATCAATAAAACCTCTTTTGACTTTCGATTATACCCGCCTTTTGCCTCTAGCAGGGTAAGGCCACGTCCAATCTCAGCACTTAAGCGAAGGCGGATGTCTTCCAAATAATGTTCACTCATGACCATAACAGATTTCTTTCGATTGATACCTGTTTCGATATAAGTCATGACAATTGAAGTGATTGCAATAGATAAAATAGCATAAAGAAACTCTTCTATTCCAAAAACAAACAGATTAAGAGAAACAACGAATGCGTCTGTAAAAAATAAGCCAATCGAAGTATTCAAGTGGAAATATTTTTTAAAAATGAGGGGAGGGATCGTCGTACCGCCGCTAGAAGAGTTGTTTTTATATAAAATCGCAACTCCTAAAGCAAAAATCGCACTTCCAAAAATGACAGACAACAACCGATCTGAAGTAATCATTGTTTCTGGAACTATTGCAATGATTAAAGGAAAAAACAAGCTTCCGAAAAGTACTTTAAAAAAGGGTTTTTTACCTAAAAATAGAAGAGCTAGTACCAACATAACGATATTCAACACTAAAATAACTATAGCTCGGTCAAATCCTAAAGCAGCTTCCAGTAATATTCCTAGACCGCTGACACCTCCAGCAGCAATATGATGAGGCCCTAAAAACATATTGATAGCGACTCCTAATATGAAGAGGGCAAAAATAATCTTAATGTATGTCCATATAAATTGTCTCGTTTCTTTCATTTATCCACTTCCTTAATTCATTAATAATACTCTTATCTTATTATAACTTACTTTTCACCTTAAGTTAACTTTAATTAATAAAAAAATTAGGCTAGCCTAAATTATTATGTTTCATTCTTCTAGAATATACTTCTACGTTAAAAACTGTTAAAAAACTTTTACTTTAGAAAATTGGAGAAATTGATCGCTTAAGATAAATTCAGGACACTAAATAGTACAGGAAGTAGATTAAAACTTTTAAAAGTTTTAAGTCTATCTATTTGGCAAGTTTAAAAAATAAAAATTCGGTATCAAAAAACTGTTACCGATAACATTTTTGAAAGCGTTGTCTTTTGTTTCTCTATCACTTATAGTGATGACGTCATATTAAAACACAAGGAGGAAATCAATGGATACAGCTGCAATTTATCATCGACCGGAAAGTGAATATGCATTTCTATATACGAATACAAGATTTCGTATTCGGCTTCGTACTAGGAAAAATGATATCAAAAAAGTATATGTGCTTTGTGGAGATCCATATACCATAACAACTGAAAAATGGTATCAAAAACAACGACCAATGAAAAAATGTCTAAGTACCAATGTTCATGATTATTGGGAAATTGAAGTGACGAGCGAAACAAGGCGCTTACAGTATGCGTTCCATGTTGTTGGGGAAGATAACACGGACTGTTTTTACGGTGATCAAGGAATTTTTCCTTATCGAGAAAATGTGATTACTGAACCAAATTTTTATTTTCGAATACCTTATTTTCATCAAATCGATCGATTCACTATTCCAGAATGGGTAAAAGAAACAGTATGGTATCAAATTTTTCCCGAAAGATTTGCAAACGGGGACAAAGCAAATGACCCCGAACACACTTTACCTTGGGGAAGTAAAGATCCAGACCGAGAAGACTTCTTCGGGGGAGATTTGCAAGGTGTGAGGGATCATTTGGATTACTTGACGGACCTTGGCGTCAATGGCATCTATTTTTGTCCCATATTTAAAGCCACATCCAATCATAAATACGATACGATTGATTATTATGAGGTGGATCCCGCTTTTGGCGATAAAAAACTTTTAAAAAACTTGATTGATGAAGCACATAAAAGAGGGATACGTATCATGTTCGATGCTGTATTCAATCATATGGGTGTCCATTCACCACAGTGGCAAGACGTTCTCAAAAACGGAGAAAAATCGATCTATAAAGACTGGTTCCACATCCGTTTTTTCCCAGTAGATTCTTATCAGATGACTGACTTACCAGAAACTGCTGAAAATATCCCATATGATACTTTTGCTTTTACTCCATTCATGCCGAAACTAAATACAGCAAATCCAGAAGTGCAAAAATATTTGCTGGATATCGCAACTTATTGGATAAAAGAATTCGATATTGATGGATGGCGTCTTGATGTTGCTAATGAAGTCGATCATCATTTTTGGAAAAAATTCAGAGAAGCAGTTACAGAAATCAAACCAGACATCTATATCCTTGGAGAGATTTGGCATTCCTCTCAAGCTTGGCTGCAAGGGGATGAATTCCATGCAGTGATGAATTATGCATTCACAGATTCGATTAAAGATTATTTTGCAAAAAAGAAAATCACAGCTTCACAAATGGTCAGTGGAATGAATCATCAGCAAATGCTTTACAGAGATCAGGTGAACGAAGGAACATTCAACTTATTAGATTCTCATGATACTGCCAGGATCTTGACCCTTTGCCAAGGTAACAAAGAATTGATGAAGTCTGTGATGGCCTTTATGTTTCTTCAAAAAGGGTCTCCTTGTATCTATTACGGGACAGAAATAGGGATGACTGGTGAAGATGACCCGGATTGCCGCAAATGTATGATATGGGAGAAGGAGGAACAAGATCTAGAGCTATTCGGTTTTATAAAAGAACTTGTTTCTCTAAGGAAACAGTTGTCTAAGATTATTTCTGAAGGTTCTACTCAGTGGCTAATAGTATATGATCGTGAAGATAAGCTCTATTTCACACGGGAACTAGAGGGACAGATCATCTATGTTTACTTTAATCAGTCAAAAGAACCTTGGGTAGTAGAACAGGAAAATGAGGTGATTCTTAGTCAAAATTGTCAGTTGTTAGAAGACGGGAAAGCAGAGATACGACAATACGGATTTTTGATCATGTGTTGAAAACTGTTACCGGTAACAACAAGAAAGCGTTTGCAAATGAAGATTTGTGCCCATTATAATAAGGGTGTAACAGCACGTTGAATACACAGGAGGAAATGAAGATGAAAAAAAGAAGTGTGAAACAGTTGGGTTTAGGGTTAATCTCTTTAGGAATCTTAGGCGGATTAGCGGCTTGTGGCAATGGTAACTCTTCAGCAGAAGGGGAAGCCGATGAAGGAAAAACGTTAACAGTTTCCGTTGATTCTGGATATAAAGATTATATAAACGAAATAAAAAACACTTTCGAAAAAGAAAACGATGTGAAAATCAAGCTAGTAGAAAAGGACATGTTCGATCAGTTGGAATCATTAGCGTTAGATGGGCCTGCTGGAAAGGGACCTGACGTTATGATGGCAGCATATGACCGGATCGGTGCGTTAGGACAGCAAGGACATCTGGCGGAAGTAAAACTGGGAAATGAAGCAGCTTACGATGAAACAGACAAAGCCCAAGTGACTTATGATGGAAAAATCTACGGAGAACCTGCAGTAATCGAGACCCTTGTTTTGTACTATAACAAAGATTTAGTCGATACAGCACCATCAACGTTTAAAGATTTGGAGAATCTATCCAAAGACAGTCGTTTTGCTTTTGAGTCAGAAGCAGGAAAAAATAC is from Enterococcus faecium and encodes:
- the uxuA gene encoding mannonate dehydratase, which encodes MEMTFRWYGSQEEKITLDEIRQIPAVKGIVGTLMDIPVGEVWPRERIKELKEEIESRGLTLKVIESVNVHDAIKIGLPSREQYIENYKQTIRNLAEYGIEVICYNFMPVFDWVKSDLDYRLEDGSSTLAFISDDIPDDPREIVARIEHSSNEFELPGWEPERLAHIKSLLEAYASVDEEKLRENFAYFLQSIIPTCEEVGVKMAVHPDDPPYSIFGLPRIVKNREDLDWLCRIVDSPYNGITLCTGSIAEDPENDVYGILAEFCQRDRIPFAHVRNIKFLANRDFYEAPHKSEYGSLDMYRILKTMYDNGFNGYIRPDHGRMIWNETGRPGYGLYDRALGAVYLNGLWEAIEKGNKSKDN
- a CDS encoding helix-turn-helix domain-containing protein — protein: MQTQEAIKTFLLKKKSNTKLDIFLFLSEHRFFITTQYLADHFHMSESNFLLYIKELEQDFERLNLTELHIDKQKPFLKLNFEGIDPAYCYYRLFGRYCNESVSYQILTSLFSCQTNSIISLSQQTNYSASYLYTKMKKINAFLALYGLSISFSNNGRKSFSGKEVQIQYAALDIYWNIFSSTATEFYDEDPQVVAFMMNTFFKKEVLDRLNSGMIDKLYFLLKICKENFPATSVKDVQKEFTEYEYIDFFIDPSVDILRPNLPICREQRILVNILARLSITKIESEETSLEQYKLLKKANVPHVLYSREMVESFCTVFDLFIPEKEKILYSLAFARNKLYNGFLNFNQPNTPLPTFMLYQEHSVLKEVQTAIEQFYMDFREQNQHLLPVILEKENVQWMVEDLVHLYDRYKKQPRIVIGVNYTRDFYISKDLIVKIEQIFSNESIKIQNDFMENCNIVISDCPLKQLPSHIKKIYILKGIITPEDWKKVIMRISEYIFELKEEALMDQSKKENQVTS
- a CDS encoding LPXTG cell wall anchor domain-containing protein, coding for MRYSTILISTFAALSLSLTINQTVHTEEIETAKWTETKWANVNRITFQDEFSSFNSGVAKLRKGQTATIKAKIDYSGDLAPILQSAVTFENVDPALSIGYDENTLTIQHKQAIFTFTVTLNQDLLKPALFTVKVSDGLPNDHHHLTPYSQRQTIEQDSAIDSGGDLVEEPTDKPENENKPEVPPTENPDGEQKPEIEPGEEPDTETQPEPDNESKPEITPGEKPDVDPEEKPDVTPEPDTDSGNQTVPETNPDTDNETENPEKPEVAPEEKPDVTPEPDTDSGNQTVPETNPDTDNETENPEKPEVDPEEKPDVTPEPDTDARDQGIPEKINKKTIQEDGKKESKKSNLAILKINEEQLNKKSRIFDSAQSAETLKSSKDTTFASPETKNKQLPKSGESQNKVILWSGIILLSIATMLSAKRFKQNRSL
- a CDS encoding AI-2E family transporter, which codes for MNNVFIFCYLEVVDLTVYQRFLANEKIRRLTVLLFVVFVLFLVRSMITTILLTFIFTYLMIHLVQIIQRFVRIPTGVLAIMIYTLIVYLIYLAFTKYIPMLIHQTFDMIQSVIDFYEHQPKDADPVLQYIHTYIERNDFFEQLQNGASIALGYLQDIGKMAVAFAMSFILSFFFMIEKKKTIVFSRLFLKSEFSWFFQDIYYFADKFVNTFGLVLEAQFVIALLNTLLTTIALAVFGFHQLLSLAIMIFILSLIPVAGVIISCIPLSFIAYSQGGIRDVVYILITILIVHLIESYVLNPKLMSSKTELPIFYTFVVLLVSERFFGVWGLIVGIPIFTFFLDVLKVKKIPNHLPKETDIP
- a CDS encoding MarR family winged helix-turn-helix transcriptional regulator — protein: MEDLYLVNQVCFPLYAASKEIIRHYTSLLKPLNLTYTQYLVMLVLWEKKKTSVKELGNDLCLDSGTLTPLLKKLAEKNYINRQRETGDERIVNVTLTPQGAALQKQAEGIPQKIKSYLPLEQEELDTLQHLTRKMLDNFHQDQKKG
- a CDS encoding organic hydroperoxide resistance protein, which produces MKKMYSTKMINTGGRSGEVHNPDRTFELNIAAPGKRVENATNPEQLFAAGFSACFNSALELIKQQKNISGASTVSAQVSLYSESETSFVLGVEIEGSIEGLSLEETQELLEAAHKVCPYSKATAGNIEVTLKAVSE
- a CDS encoding VOC family protein, with protein sequence MHKGTEIDFVLNDSLKALELYQTIFDEIQLIEATDYPRGNNEVIFTLYGTRFHMLDENTSLGLTAPTAEHPNTIWFNIIVSDIEDTHNKALRNGCVEIQEMTEMMDFGVTNSMFRDPFGYLWMLHQVHREVSFEERKQLFEKYM
- a CDS encoding YitT family protein, translated to MKETRQFIWTYIKIIFALFILGVAINMFLGPHHIAAGGVSGLGILLEAALGFDRAIVILVLNIVMLVLALLFLGKKPFFKVLFGSLFFPLIIAIVPETMITSDRLLSVIFGSAIFALGVAILYKNNSSSGGTTIPPLIFKKYFHLNTSIGLFFTDAFVVSLNLFVFGIEEFLYAILSIAITSIVMTYIETGINRKKSVMVMSEHYLEDIRLRLSAEIGRGLTLLEAKGGYNRKSKEVLLIVVTDHEFSRMKPLIEEIDPSAFVIVSSVAEVMGRGFTYHPIE
- a CDS encoding glycoside hydrolase family 13 protein, which codes for MDTAAIYHRPESEYAFLYTNTRFRIRLRTRKNDIKKVYVLCGDPYTITTEKWYQKQRPMKKCLSTNVHDYWEIEVTSETRRLQYAFHVVGEDNTDCFYGDQGIFPYRENVITEPNFYFRIPYFHQIDRFTIPEWVKETVWYQIFPERFANGDKANDPEHTLPWGSKDPDREDFFGGDLQGVRDHLDYLTDLGVNGIYFCPIFKATSNHKYDTIDYYEVDPAFGDKKLLKNLIDEAHKRGIRIMFDAVFNHMGVHSPQWQDVLKNGEKSIYKDWFHIRFFPVDSYQMTDLPETAENIPYDTFAFTPFMPKLNTANPEVQKYLLDIATYWIKEFDIDGWRLDVANEVDHHFWKKFREAVTEIKPDIYILGEIWHSSQAWLQGDEFHAVMNYAFTDSIKDYFAKKKITASQMVSGMNHQQMLYRDQVNEGTFNLLDSHDTARILTLCQGNKELMKSVMAFMFLQKGSPCIYYGTEIGMTGEDDPDCRKCMIWEKEEQDLELFGFIKELVSLRKQLSKIISEGSTQWLIVYDREDKLYFTRELEGQIIYVYFNQSKEPWVVEQENEVILSQNCQLLEDGKAEIRQYGFLIMC